The proteins below come from a single Terriglobia bacterium genomic window:
- the radA gene encoding DNA repair protein RadA, with amino-acid sequence MKTKTQYACQQCGHASPKWIGRCPTCQEWNTFVEEKVTPVAPGAPLSWDSSPIPFTEITGVETPRVSTGVAEFDRVLGGGVVAGALILLGGDPGVGKSTLMLDVASRLARSAVVLYASGEESAQQIKMRGERLDVRTRDLHIYPEMSVEKILAAAEQLAATALVIDSIQTTFSEKLEMAPGSIGQVREVASQLLFWTKKRHVPVFLIGHITKDGAIAGPKALEHIVDTVLYFEGPRQHPHRIVRTIKNRFGPANELGIFEMMGSGLKPVDKPSALFLSHSQSMSAGSAVLCCMEGSRPLLVEIQALVSRTHFGTPRRLATGVDPQRLALVSAVLEKRLGVNLWDQDIYLNVIGGLQVEEPAADLAIVSAILSSLFNKPIAPSTVIFGEVGLGGEVRPAMFPEIRLKEAAVLGFKRGIIPAQPVAAELNSSVETLRVRDLRETQDRLFD; translated from the coding sequence GTGAAGACGAAGACCCAATACGCGTGCCAGCAGTGCGGTCATGCATCGCCGAAATGGATCGGGCGGTGCCCCACTTGCCAGGAGTGGAATACGTTCGTCGAGGAGAAGGTCACTCCGGTTGCGCCTGGCGCGCCGCTGTCGTGGGACTCTTCGCCGATTCCATTCACCGAAATCACCGGCGTTGAAACTCCGCGTGTTTCAACCGGCGTTGCGGAATTCGACCGCGTGCTGGGCGGTGGCGTGGTGGCGGGCGCTCTGATTCTGCTGGGCGGGGATCCGGGTGTTGGAAAATCAACGCTGATGCTGGACGTCGCGTCGCGTCTGGCGCGTTCCGCGGTCGTCCTTTATGCATCGGGGGAGGAGTCGGCCCAGCAGATAAAAATGCGCGGCGAGCGGCTCGATGTCCGTACGCGCGATCTGCATATTTATCCGGAAATGTCGGTCGAGAAGATTCTAGCGGCCGCGGAGCAGCTTGCGGCGACGGCTTTGGTGATCGACTCCATCCAGACCACCTTCAGCGAAAAGCTGGAAATGGCGCCCGGCAGCATCGGCCAGGTGCGGGAAGTCGCATCGCAGTTGCTGTTCTGGACGAAAAAGCGGCATGTCCCGGTCTTCCTGATAGGGCACATTACGAAGGATGGAGCCATCGCCGGGCCCAAAGCTCTGGAGCATATCGTGGACACGGTGCTGTATTTCGAGGGACCGCGTCAACATCCGCACCGGATCGTGCGGACGATCAAAAACCGGTTTGGTCCGGCGAATGAACTGGGGATTTTCGAGATGATGGGGTCCGGTCTGAAGCCCGTCGATAAGCCCTCGGCGCTTTTTCTGTCCCATTCACAATCCATGAGCGCCGGTTCGGCCGTCTTGTGTTGTATGGAAGGTTCGCGGCCATTGCTGGTCGAAATTCAGGCTTTGGTTTCGCGCACGCACTTCGGCACGCCGCGGCGTCTGGCGACCGGCGTCGATCCGCAGCGGCTGGCGCTGGTTTCTGCGGTTCTGGAGAAGCGCCTGGGGGTGAACCTCTGGGATCAGGACATTTACCTCAATGTTATCGGCGGGTTGCAGGTCGAGGAGCCTGCGGCGGATCTGGCCATTGTGAGCGCGATTCTCTCCAGTCTGTTCAATAAACCGATTGCCCCCTCGACGGTCATATTCGGAGAAGTGGGGTTGGGCGGAGAAGTTCGCCCGGCAATGTTTCCGGAGATCCGGTTAAAGGAAGCTGCGGTTCTCGGTTTCAAGCGAGGCATTATTCCGGCCCAGCCGGTTGCCGCCGAACTGAATTCGTCCGTCGAGACGTTGCGGGTTCGCGACCTCCGGGAAACTCAGGACCGGCTCTTCGATTAG
- a CDS encoding PIN domain-containing protein — protein MRGKDSKAPPPPAKVSAADLQGKEENYLLDIVVVRLIFAITLTVVAYRTQPFGIGGLYAIGVGLMGALGIIYFEYRLRGASLKRLIGAAIGSILGIVGAVLISHMLTDTIFDQNSLSFIKLFILLLMTYVGLVVGANKGDMLNLSAMGGIFGGERAAKKSYKILDTSVVIDGRIADICETGFLDGTLVIPHFVLRELQQVADSADTLKRNRGRRGLDILQRIQKMNGINVQLVENDYPQIREVDMKLIELAKELDGAKIVTNDFNLNKVAQLRGVEVLNINELANALKPVYLPGETMKVFILKEGKEFNQGIAYLDDGTMVVVDNARKMIGKTVESSVTSVLQTTAGKMIFGRYEEKRGELPHHQPQREERPERPGPAEPRPERQAQTEVSH, from the coding sequence ATGAGAGGAAAAGACAGTAAGGCCCCACCGCCTCCCGCCAAAGTCTCGGCGGCGGATCTGCAGGGCAAAGAAGAAAATTATCTGCTCGACATTGTGGTGGTGCGCCTGATCTTTGCCATCACATTGACCGTGGTCGCCTACCGGACTCAACCGTTCGGGATTGGAGGGCTTTACGCGATTGGCGTCGGCCTGATGGGCGCTCTCGGCATCATTTACTTTGAGTACCGATTAAGAGGCGCCTCGCTGAAGCGGCTCATCGGTGCGGCGATCGGCTCTATTCTGGGCATCGTTGGCGCAGTGCTCATCAGCCACATGCTCACCGACACGATTTTCGACCAGAACTCGTTATCATTCATCAAACTCTTCATCCTGCTGTTAATGACATACGTCGGTCTCGTGGTCGGCGCGAACAAGGGCGATATGCTGAACCTGTCCGCGATGGGCGGCATTTTCGGCGGCGAGCGGGCGGCCAAGAAATCGTACAAGATCCTCGATACCAGCGTCGTGATCGACGGCCGCATCGCGGACATATGCGAAACCGGCTTTCTGGATGGAACGCTGGTGATACCGCACTTTGTTCTGCGGGAACTGCAGCAGGTGGCGGACTCCGCCGATACACTCAAACGCAATCGCGGGCGGCGAGGGCTGGATATTCTTCAGCGTATCCAGAAGATGAACGGTATCAATGTTCAATTGGTCGAAAACGACTACCCGCAAATTCGTGAGGTCGACATGAAGTTGATCGAGCTCGCCAAAGAACTCGACGGCGCCAAGATCGTCACGAATGATTTCAACTTGAACAAGGTTGCGCAGTTGCGCGGCGTTGAGGTCCTGAACATCAATGAACTTGCGAATGCGTTGAAGCCGGTTTACCTGCCGGGTGAAACGATGAAAGTTTTTATCCTGAAAGAAGGCAAGGAGTTCAATCAGGGAATCGCATACCTCGATGACGGCACGATGGTGGTTGTCGACAACGCCAGGAAGATGATCGGAAAGACCGTCGAGTCGTCCGTGACCAGCGTGCTCCAGACCACAGCCGGAAAGATGATCTTCGGCCGGTACGAGGAAAAGCGCGGAGAGTTGCCCCATCACCAGCCTCAGCGCGAGGAACGGCCGGAGCGGCCCGGTCCTGCTGAGCCACGGCCCGAGCGGCAGGCACAGACAGAAGTGTCGCATTAG
- the ispD gene encoding 2-C-methyl-D-erythritol 4-phosphate cytidylyltransferase, producing the protein MKVGAIIAAAGSGRRMKTDRPKQLLALNGTAIIVHTIRKFDACPLIDHVIVTAPRESLEEVSALVKSAGFNKSVTVVEGGERRQDSVSMGLKHLQPGTDIVAVHDGVRPFVPVEDIENVVIQAGRSGAAILAVPIVDTVKQAEKDIVQSTLTREHLVLAQTPQAFRTELLKEAFARAAKDEYYGTDESSLVERLGHPISIVRGSERNIKITRPGDLTLARAFLEEEAAK; encoded by the coding sequence ATGAAGGTTGGCGCAATTATCGCCGCTGCCGGTTCGGGCAGGCGGATGAAGACCGATCGTCCCAAGCAGCTTCTAGCCTTGAACGGGACGGCGATCATCGTCCATACCATCCGGAAGTTCGATGCGTGCCCGTTGATCGACCACGTCATCGTGACGGCGCCGCGCGAATCCCTCGAAGAAGTTTCGGCTCTGGTGAAGTCCGCCGGTTTCAACAAATCGGTCACGGTCGTTGAAGGCGGAGAGCGCCGCCAGGATTCCGTATCCATGGGCCTCAAGCACCTTCAACCGGGCACCGATATCGTTGCGGTGCATGACGGTGTCCGGCCGTTTGTGCCCGTCGAAGACATCGAAAACGTTGTGATTCAAGCGGGGCGCTCCGGCGCAGCCATTCTGGCCGTTCCGATCGTCGATACAGTGAAGCAGGCGGAGAAGGACATCGTTCAGTCGACGCTGACCCGTGAGCATCTTGTGCTGGCGCAGACGCCGCAGGCCTTTCGCACCGAGCTTTTGAAGGAAGCGTTTGCCCGCGCCGCAAAAGATGAATACTACGGGACCGATGAGTCCAGTCTTGTCGAAAGACTGGGACATCCGATCTCGATTGTCCGGGGCTCCGAACGCAACATCAAGATTACGCGTCCCGGTGATCTCACGCTGGCCCGCGCGTTCCTCGAAGAAGAGGCGGCGAAGTGA
- the ispF gene encoding 2-C-methyl-D-erythritol 2,4-cyclodiphosphate synthase has translation MKFRIGIGYDLHRLGPSTALILGGIEIPHEKGLIGHSDGDVLSHAITDALLGACGLGNIGEMFPDTDDRYKGVSSLKFLRKTADFIRKKGYEIGNIDSNILAQRPKLLPYFPEMQAKVAEVLGIPSNNVHVKAKTMEHLGIVGTEEAIAAEAVALVFLE, from the coding sequence GTGAAGTTCCGTATCGGAATCGGTTATGACCTGCACCGTCTGGGGCCGTCAACCGCGCTTATTCTCGGCGGGATCGAGATTCCTCATGAGAAAGGCCTGATTGGACACTCCGATGGAGACGTTTTGAGCCATGCCATCACGGATGCGCTCCTTGGTGCCTGCGGCCTTGGGAATATCGGAGAAATGTTCCCGGACACCGACGATCGTTATAAAGGTGTTTCCAGCCTGAAGTTTCTCCGTAAAACGGCGGACTTCATCCGCAAAAAAGGCTACGAGATCGGCAACATCGATTCGAACATCCTCGCGCAGCGCCCGAAACTCCTGCCTTACTTTCCTGAAATGCAGGCGAAGGTCGCTGAAGTCCTTGGCATTCCGTCCAACAATGTCCACGTCAAAGCCAAAACCATGGAACATCTCGGCATCGTCGGAACCGAGGAAGCCATCGCCGCCGAAGCGGTCGCGCTGGTGTTCCTCGAATAG